The window GCGCCGGACCCACGGGGGGAGCAGGAGTGGCCTTGCCCGCCGGGATCTGCAGCTTGATCTGGCCGATAACTTTCTTCGCCATTTGTCCTCGTGCCTCTATGTCTGGTCAGGCCGCGGTCCTCAGACCTTCTCGACCTGTACGAATTCCAACTCGACCGGAGTAGCGCGGCCGAAAATCGTCACCATAACCTTGAGGGTGCTGCGCTCCATGTTGACTTCCTCGCAGACACCCGTGAAATTCTCGAAAGGCCCGTCGATGATCTTGACGGTTTCGCCTTTCTCGAAAGTGAACTTGGGCTTGGGCTTCTCGTCGGAAGCCGAAACCCGGTGCACCACCTCGTTCACCTCCTCTTCGGTCAGCGGAGTGGGCTTGCTGCCCTGGCTGACGAAGCCGGTGACCTTGGGCGTGTTCTTGACCAAGTACCAGGTCTGGTCGGTCATCTCCATTTCCACCAGGATGTAGCCCGGGAAGAAAAGCTTGGAGGTCACGACCTTCTTTCCGCCCTTCATCTCCACCACGTCCTCGGTGGGTATGAGGATCTGCCCGATCTTGTCTTGCAAGCCGTACACCTGCACCCGGTTCATCAGGCCTTCAGCGACCTTGCGCTCGAAGCC is drawn from Acidobacteriota bacterium and contains these coding sequences:
- the nusG gene encoding transcription termination/antitermination protein NusG, which gives rise to MSSESGEKKWYIVHTYSGFERKVAEGLMNRVQVYGLQDKIGQILIPTEDVVEMKGGKKVVTSKLFFPGYILVEMEMTDQTWYLVKNTPKVTGFVSQGSKPTPLTEEEVNEVVHRVSASDEKPKPKFTFEKGETVKIIDGPFENFTGVCEEVNMERSTLKVMVTIFGRATPVELEFVQVEKV